The window GGGGCACAGGCCGGGGCAGGGAGGCGGGGGCTCAGCGCACGCCCCGCCCCGCACCTGCAAGACGCACCTGCGCGGCGTCCTCGCgcctcccccgcccgccgccccgggctCAGCCCGCCCGCGATGACGTCAGCGCGTGCCCACGTGACCCCGCGGCCGGCGCATGACGCACGCGTGACGCACGGCGGGCTGCCCGGGCCCCGGCGGGCGCGCGGCGGCAGGAGGGGGCGCCCCCGCTTCCGGTGGCGGTTGCCGGGGCGACCGGGACGCGCCCTGACCCGCCCCGGGAGGGGGATCCGACCCCGGCGCCGCCCCagcgccgcgccccgcgccccgcgcccccgctcGTCTCGACCCCGGGCAGCTGGACGGATCCTGCGGAGCTCCGGGCCCGGGTCCGCCCCACCCCGGCCCTGGCGGCGGCCCGGCGGCTGCACAGCCCGCTCGGAACCAGCACCGGGGACGCCGGCTGACGCGGACCCCCGGGCGCCCCATGCACGGTCCCGCTGCTGCACACCCCTGGGCGCCCCATGCAGTGGGCTGAGGCCCGGATGCTTGTTTCCACGCCTGCTCCAGGGCCCTGATGGGGTTGGGGGCGGGGTAGAGGCCGAGGATCTCCCCCTTAGGGATCAGCCAGGTGTTCCCAGAGGCGGGCAAGTCAGCTTATCTTTAAGCAAACAGCGGGCGCTAGAATGcaggaaggtgggggggagggtcaTCCCCTTGGCAAACAAGGACCCGGCTGAGAGGGTGGGAACCCAAGCAAGGTCATGCAGCCACCCGGGAGCAGGACTGGGGCTTAACCCAGTTTGAAACCCAGGCTTTTCATACGGCCACGCACCTGGGGTGGGGCCGAGGCCCAGCGGCCCACTATGTTCTGGGCATCTGGGGACTGACCTCCGTTGTCATGTTTCTGCCTGCAGgtggctggagggctggaggagccagtggggtggcaggaggggcagcagcCAGAGGCAAGCGGGAAACCGGGAACTGTGGGCCTGAGAGCCGGAGTCCAGTGCCTGGCCTGCATCTGCCAGCTGTGGGGCCCCGGACAAACTGCGGGGGGtgtctgagcctgtttcttcatctgtgaaatggctgCGGAGGTACCTGTCCTGCTGGGAGGCTGTGACAGGAGAGGGAACGTGTGGGGAATACCTGGCGCATCGCAGGTGCGGGTCACAGTAAATGGTCCCTGGAAGGACGGCCCTGGGCTTGGAGGCTGAGTTGCCAGGAAAGGTCCAGCGTGGCCGCTAGTTGAATTCCAGATAAACCATGAGTGACTCCTTTTTCTGAAGCCTAGGTATGTCCCGAATATTCCACAAGTACGCCCATACAGCGGGGTagttggccataaaaaagaatgaagcgcTGAGACATGCTACAGCCTGCGTACGCCTTGAAAACACACGAGGCGAGAGCAGCTGGTCGTAAAAGATCATGTACCGTGAGATCCCATTTACGTGGAATGTCCCGGACAGGTGAGCCCACAGGGGTAGGAAGTAGGCTTCTGGCTGCCTAAGGAACCGAGGGGAAAAGCAGCAAGTGCTTGCTAATGGGTGTGGGACTTCTTTTGGGGGTGACTGAAGATGTTCTAAAACTGGATGCAGTGGGGGCTGCACAACTCTgaatgcaccaaaaaaaaaaaaaaacccacactgatTTGTACACTTCCTTGCGTGGGTTAACTGTGCGGCATGGGGATGCATCCCAGTAAGGCTACTTAAAGAGAATACATTGGGCAGCACAGAGGCCTTTCTAGCCTTCGCGAAGCGGCTCCGCTCGCTGGCTGGCAGGCGGGAGATCTGAAGGCGCAGCCACCTTGCTCACCAGGCAGGATCTTTGCAGAGTCTCCCTGAAACCTCAGGTTGCGCTCACTGCTGGAGTGGGGCCTTCGGGGCCGCCCAGGGAATCGCCAACACGGACCCAGAACCCAAAACGATCACGCCCAGGCTTGTTCCTTACAATCGCGCTTCACacttttattgttaattttcttcACATGGCAGATACAGAACCGCCCTCCTCCGCGATCCACACCCACGCCCGAGAACCACCGCTGACCGGGAAACACCACTCTCTAGACCACCCCGGCTCCGTGACTGGGACACTCCGTGGCCCTTTCCGCTAGTCTGAGAGGGTCGAAGGCGGACCGGCACGTTCGCACATGCAAACAGGAGCATCCCCCAGCCCCCACGACATTTTCTGGGATTCACCGTCGGTTGAAGTTGACTTTCAAAGCTTTGGGTTCGGGAGCCTTCCCTGCTGCTGAAAAGGAGAATCCTCAAGAACTGAGAGGCTGGGGTACAGTTCATGAGTGTCAACATCTATGGGACGGAAGTGTCTGGTTAGGACGAGGAACAGCCACAGCCTTTCATGCTTGTGAGGGTTAATTTTCGGAGCAGGCAAAAGGATGCCAGCTATGGAAATGGAAAACTTTAACTGATGGTTTTTAGCTGGGTGGCAAACGGAACACGGTGACGTGGCCAGCGATCGGCCCTTCTCTGCCCATGTGAGGGTCTCGTGAGACCTTCCTCCCAGACCATTATCAGACCCTACATTGCAGCCAGTCGACTGATTAATTAAATAACACAagttataaaactttaaaaagggggCATTTACAGTCAGGGACATAAATACGTGCTTTTAAAAGTGTCTACGTACATATTTACAGAGTTGCAAGATCAACCATAGTagccctgaaaaaaaaagtccctttttGTGTGTGACCACTCAGGTTCTCCAAAGTTCTCTCCTTCCACCGTGGGGTTGACACGTCACTACTAAAAACAGAGCTGAGGGAACAGCGCCAAAGTGGGCTCAGACATCCGCGTCTGGGGTCTGCCCCAAAGGCACAAAACCCAAGACCCTCACTGGACTGGGGCCAAACTCCTAGCCCAGCTCACCCGTTTCTCCGAGACATGGACGGCCCCGCACACGCAGGAGCCAGCCCCGTCATTCCCTGGCAGGCGACCAGTGGCCTCTAGAAATCTCTTCTTCCCCCTGTGCTTCGCTGCTTCATCCTCCAGCTGGCTGTTCAGTTCCCaatttttgtgtccttttccAGCTAGTCTGCGAAGGTCAGACGCTAAAGGTGTGGATGGTCCCGCCGAGTGAGGCCAAAGCAGCACCCGgaccctcccctggcccccccACGCCGTCCcatcccccgcctccccccaggGAGGACCCCGATCtccaggcgggggcggggacccATGACAATTTCGAGTCTGGCGACGACTCAACCAGCAGCTCAGGCAAAGGAGGGAGGCCGTCGGCGTGCGCGGGCCGAGGGGGTCGATGAGCGAGGCTCCGACGTGTCCACACGCCGTCGGTTCCCAGAGAGGGTGGAAGGCCGAGGAAGGCAGCGTGGCTGGGAGGGAAGCTCGGCCTCCCCCGAGGCCTTCCTGGGACGGGGCTGGAGCCGACCCCTGAGCCCGAGCACGGTCCCCGCCACGGCAAAAGACAACTCGAGAAGCAAAAAGCAGGATCAAGGAGCTCTTGAAAAATTGCATAGTAGGAGAGGCCCCACCCTGGCGGGAGGCTGAGCCACAGGAGACGGTCCCGGGGCTGCACCCAAGTGTCGTCCGTGGTGTGGAACCAGCTGCCTTGCTGCCTCCCGGGGTTTGAGACCCTCGTCTGAAGaccgcacacacacgcgcacacgctCACCGCGCACACacactcccttcctttctctcccaggCTCATCAAGTGGAATAGGTCggtgctccctgcagggcagaAGGCCAGTCCCTTTGGCTTCACGGATTCCAGGTCACTTCAGGtgctgaggagaaaagagaagagaaatgatacGGTGGCTGCAGACTCCGGGCCCAGTCCGGCTGCGGCCTGCGCTCCCGCCAAGTGTCTGGTTCAACCAGTCACTGAAATGTGCCACGTACGCAGCTCGAGGAGTCCACAGTGAACACACGTGCGTGCCCAGCTCCTGGCCCAAGAAACAGCACATGACCGACCTCCCCGTGGCCCCCAGCCACACCCCCGTTTAGCACCACCCCTGAGCCTCAGCCCCGGGATGAACACTCTCAGCCCTCTTCACGCACACGTTGCCCATTTTCAactgaaataaatggaatcaatGGGCCCgtgtcctttgtgtctggcttctcctGCGCGACAGCGTGTGAGGTTCATCCCTTCCGAGCCTGTGTGtgctcctgcccacctccttgCTACGGGGTCGACTGCAGGACCTGCTGCCTTCATCCGCCTGGTCCACGGCCAACGCACGGGGGCAGGTTCCAGTCCGGGCCCACCGTGAGGAATGCTGCTGGGACCCGCTACATATGTCTGGAGGACACGTGCGGTGCACACGTGTCGTATATAGGCCGAGGGGAAGCACCGGGTAGCAGGGTGTGCGCATGGAACACCCGAACTTCCCGCGGTGTGTTCTGGGATGTGGGCagggcaacccccccccccccccccccgctgagTATCCCTCTGGTGGTGATGCGGAGGTTCGGCTTCCATCCATACCGCCCAACATTATCCCATGGTATCTACACCACCAGCTGACTGCACTCCGATGCTTGCGACAACCCTCACGGCGGGTGACACCGACTCCCAGGCCCCCCCCATGGCAGGTGACAGAGATCCCCAGATCCCCATTTTGCAGGGAagaaagaggctcagagaggacgAGTGACTTTTACAAGGTCAGGCTGATGACAAGGGGCGGCCGTGGGCCTGGAACCCGGGTCCAGCCCAGCTCAGAGCCCGTGTGCACGTCCTCTATGAGGGAATGGCTTAGCCCGCTGCCCCCTCCACAGAAACGCCACCCACGGTACTCGACACAGAGCCACGCGCGCGAGTCGGGACTTAGTAACATTCGCTGCTGGGGGGCTGAAGCGGAGCGTGGCTTTGCGCCAGGCCAAGTTCCCTGCGTTCTCTCCCCCCGTGGACCCGGCCCCCGTCACCGTAACCGCTTCCAGACTATTCTTAGGCTGTGCTGCCCCGCTGACAGCCGTCGCGGCAGCGCTGCCAGGGGGCTTAGACACAGCAGGGCTCCTTCGGCTTTCCACACCTAACTCGCACGATCCTCAGGGTAACCCGCGGGACGGGGAGTACCAGTACCCACGTTACACATGTGCAAACTGAAACGAGAAGTGGAGGACCTGCCGGGGTGACCGGAGCCAGCATTCACCTCCGGGAAGTGCGCACCTAACCGCTCCGTTCCATCCTAACCAGGTCCATCCCAACGCCCCCTAAAAGCCTCCCGATGCAGCAGCACAGGGGAGTGCCTTCGAGGGAGGGGGCCTCCTCCCCGGGGGAGGCCTGGATGCGCCCTGCACGAGACGGGGGGCAGCTGGTGTGAGGGTCACCTGTGGGTCATCGAGGGGGATCCACAAAAGAAGTCACCTTGCCAGTCCCCAGCCCGAGCGGAGCCCTCCAGGGCAGGGGCCCAGCCACAGGGGCTGTCAGAGGGGAGCTCTCCCatcagcgcccccgccccgctcccggGGCCCCGAGCGCCGGTGTTGGGAAGCTGTGCCGAGACCCTGAAGGTGGCCACATGAGGGCCACGAGCCAGCCCCTCCCCCCGACAGCCCCCCAAGACCAAGACCCCAGGCCCAAGTGCACTGGCCTCACGCAGAGGACGTGCGGCGGCCGTCTCACACGGACTCGACAGGTGCAGGCTTTGTGCCAGGAAGTGAACAGGAGGCCGGGGGCCTTGCCCACCACCTGGATGACGCCCAGGACAGGGAGGCACAGCGGAAGCCAGCAGCGGGAGAGACGGTGAGCGCCTCTTGCTTCAGACTGTCCAGTAAACCAGCCAGGGCCGCTAGGCCACCAGGGGCGGCAGGTGAGGCGCAGTCCTGGGACCGGCCACTTGCAGGACGTCATTCTTCCTCAAAACAGACCCTAGAGGCCCGTACTGCTGGCGTATGATGTGAGATGGGGACTCTGGCCTACACATCCTGCCCATGCAAAAACCCCAGTCACAGCACTTAAAGGACCATCCTGGAAGCGTGTGGAATGCTGCCTCGAGGGCATTGtgccccctccaccaccccccacacTCATATATGGAAGCCCCTCCCCCAGTGGGACgggatttggaggtggggcctttggaaggtgattaggtTCAGATGAGGTCAGGAGGgagggacccccacccccccgttgGGTTTAGTGCCCTTACAAGAGACACCAGGGCCTCCTGTCTCCCCTCCTGAGGACGCAAGCAAGGAGCCCTTCTCCGTAAGCCGGGAAGGGGGTCCTCACCAGAACCCAGCCACGCTGGCGCCCGCAACGCAGATGCCCGGCCTCCAGGACCAGGACAAACGTCTCGTCTAAGCCCCAGAGTCTGTGCTACCCTGTTATGTGGCCTGAGCCAAGACACATGGTGTAAGTAAGgtgggttttttaaatcatttatatacacatacatgaaaCACATGCTTGCTGTAAGTACtgtttgaaaacagaaaaagtttAAGACTTTAAGTGACTTTCACTTAGAAATTAAGCTTTGGCCCTGAGCACTCACTGCTGCTGAGCCGCGGGCACGCTGCACTGGGCCCCTACGCAGCTGAGCACCTGGCAGGGGGGGAACAGCACATGTTGGGAGCTGAAGGTCACGCCCTGGCCCGGGCAGAGCCTGAGCCAGCGATGCCTGGCCAACAGCGCACGGCCGCCACGTCCGGCAGTGGCCAGTGGACGGAGccgtcctggggcacctggctctcCCTTGGGCTGCGGAGGGCACCTGCTCTGGGCTGGAAGCCGCACCCTCACGCCCATCCACACAGACGTCCACACGGCTGTGGCCACCACAGGGAGGGTCCCGGGACAAGCggggccccagggctgccctggcacTGCCCCTCCACGTCTGGAAGATGCCagcccagcctctcctctccaggCCCCAAGCTTTCCGTCTGCGAGAAGGGCGAGGGCAGGGACGCTCTCCAGAGCCTTCCAGGTCTGCGCTCAGTGCCCAGGCTGCCGGCGCTTCACGGCGTGCCCAGCCCGGGGTCACGTGCCCTCTCGGGAACCTGTTCTGGAGACACAGGCTCAGTCCTGCCTCAAGACAACACACCCTCTGGCGCAAGTGGATGTTGCTTCcatgcccctccccagcccccagagaAGTaaagcccagagcccagagactCCAGCAGCTTCAGGAAGGGAGGAGCGAACGAGCTCCGGGTAGCAGGGCAGGCGGAGGGAAGAACGTACAGGATGGAGGACCCCAAAGTTTCAGAGTTCAGCCCATTCTTGCCCAGATCCACCACTGTGTTCTCATTCTGACAACCCTGGCTGCATTAAGCAGGTGTCCCCGAACTTGAGCGTGCCCCAGAATCACGGGCCGTCTGCCAGTACAGATTCCCAGGCCCTGCACCAGGACGCTCCTTCAGTGAATCTCGAGTGGCTCCCTGGGGTCTGTATCTTTCACCGGCGCCCTGACGTACAGGTGCACGGGCTCCTCCAACCATGCTTTCGAGGCCGGCCCCGGGGGCGCAGTGACAGAAGACGTGCCACGTCAGCAGCAAAGGAGCCCAAGCCTGCTCGAGACCActggccaggcccaggccccctgAAGAGGGGAAGTCCAGCTTCCGCGCATGGATTCAGGCTTTACCAGTAGAGAATCCACGAAGAGACTTCTGGTTCGTATTCCGCAGAATACTAGGACTTACTAGGACGTTCACTCTCAAATACGTTGTGGGAATAGAGACTCCACAACCTTTGCTGGGCTCACAGCCTCTCGAGGTCTCGATGAAGTGCTGGCTCTTGCTTTCCTGTTCTCCTTCAGCAGTGACACCTCGTGCTTGTGTGCCAGGCGCTGTTGTTCGTGCTCTGCACACCGACACCTGTAGTTCTCTCAAGCCATGAAGCAGGCGCCACTGTCATCCCCAGTCTACCTGCGTGGAGACTGAGGTCTCGGGGTACCTTGCCGAGGTCCcccagccagtaagtggcagagctggtgtCTGCGCCCAGAAGCCCCCAGTGCCCACCTGCCTGCAAGACGGGCCGGCCGTGCCCCAGCTGGCACACAGGCGATCGTGCCCGCCTCTTCCCTGCTTCCCGCCCATCCCAAGCCCCAAGCCCAGTGCGCCTCGCCCCCAGAGCCCCCCAAACCGTGCCAGAAGCCGCTCCGCCCTCCTCGTACCTGTCAGGGAGCAGGCGAAGTGCCTACTCTTTGAAGAGGGGTCCCTGGAACTGGGGTGCAGCCGTGGCCTTGACATTTCTACACTGCCTGGTGACGTACGGGGCGGCTGGCGGAGGGCACCGGGATGCCAGGCGGAGGCTGTAGCTGTTGGGGAGAGGAAGGACACACAGCATCAGAGGGGCTGGCCCCAGTGCCCCACACGGCGCCTACGGGACATGGGCTTCAAAGGCCCGCGTGGGCTCCACTGAGCGCTGCCCGCCACCTTCCCTCCCCTTCAAGGGACGGGGCCCCCACCAGCGGGGCTCTGGGGCGCTGCACCGAGCAGGGCTGCCCTGAGGCCCCCCCCAGGGCGACAGGTGAGCTGGGAACAGAGCTCTGTCGTGCAGACAGCGTCTGCCCTgcgcccccacctgcctcccctggcACCATCCGTCCCACcccggggcagcaggggcagcttCTGGTACCAAGTTCCATCCATCCCCGGCAGTGGGTCTCCTCCAGGCCGTGCACTCTGCACTTGGCCCCATCCCGGCCTCACTGCATTGAGCACTTTCATTTCGGGAATCTCAGAGGCTGTGAGCCCAGATCCCGTGACACGGTTTGGCCCTGTCCACTACCACAGCCCATTAAATAGGATTTCTTTATCCCAGGAaagcatttaaacattttttaaaagataggtaACCTAAGACCACgactcctccccttccttcacgCAGCTAACTCAGACTCATCTTTCCGGTCCCGGCTGGGataccacctcctccaggaagc is drawn from Vulpes lagopus strain Blue_001 chromosome 8, ASM1834538v1, whole genome shotgun sequence and contains these coding sequences:
- the LOC121497821 gene encoding tRNA (guanine-N(7)-)-methyltransferase-like, with the protein product MIFYDQLLSPRVFSRPSQQDRYLRSHFTDEETGSDTPRSLSGAPQLADAGQALDSGSQAHSSRFPACLWLLPLLPPHWLLQPSSHQRDRAWGARGSASAGVPGAGSERAVQPPGRRQGRGGADPGPELRRIRPAARGRDERGRGARGAALGRRRGRIPLPGRVRARPGRPGNRHRKRGRPLLPPRARRGPGSPPCVTRASCAGRGVTWARADVIAGGLSPGRRAGEARGRRAGASCRCGAGRALSPRLPAPACAPEETGGGGGGAEAFPAPPRPPCAAVLLRAVRSPEWVPAP